The Microcoleus sp. FACHB-672 DNA segment ATAGGGCATGGGGCATGGGGAAGAGGGAAAGAATACTTAATCTTTATAGTGCCTCATCCCTCGTCCCCTCGTCTCTAGTAGTTTACAGCCGGCGAAATTCATTTTGCAATGCTCGATAGCGCGGATAACGTTGGCGAATAGCGTTAATATAATCTCGCCCGGTTTCTGGCGCTTTCAAAATGTCTTGATAAATCGATTTAATCGCGCCGGCATGACGGGCAGCCGTTCGATAGTGTTCGCGGCTTTGCAAGTCAATATAATGCTGCACTAGCTGCTCGTAAATCTTTAGGGATGCTTGGGGATAATGTTCTTTGACCCCTTCGGCAACTAAAACCTGCAACCGTTCAGCATGAAGGTGCCGATGTGCCAGTTGAATCGCGGCTTCCCAATCACTTTCAAATAAATAAATTTCCGCTAGCGTTTCAGGATTTCGCTTAGCAAATTCTAGTAGTTGGGGCTGTAATTCCTGCCACTGGTTTGCGGAAGCAGCAGTTTTAACTTGTTCGTACAAGTCCAGATTAACCCCACTATATTCTGCGGTTGCTATCAAAATGCGACAGAGGTTTTCGTGGTCGTGTTTTAGTGCGTAGTAATCTGCTAAAGTCCCTAATAATTCGCTGGGCTTAACCGATGAACCTAAGAATAAGATATCAAAACTATATCTCGGTTCGCGCCGTTTTTGAAGTAAAGAGGAAGCCCCACTTTCTAAAATAGCAATGTATTTTTGCTTGTCTTGTTTTTCCAGCCAGTAGTGAGCCAATTCTAAATACTGCTCTTCGGTTTTTAAATTCGCTTGTCGAATCCGCAGATAATTTTCTTCATCGCCTAATTTCAAGTAATAACCGGCACTTAACTCATTCGCTCTAGCATAATCACTGGTTTCTAATTGAGCCAGCAAATAGTGATAATCTTTCGTGCCGGCACTCAGGGTTGAAATTGCCTTTTCAATGGCATCACTCACCTCTCCATAACCGCACATCCGCCAGGTGAGAGCATTCACTAACGCATCAAAATAAGGCTGCTTTTCCTGATGAGATAAAGCACTTTGTCTGACTGCTTCAGCATAAAAGTTAATCGCCGCTTCAATTTGCTGCGTCCCCACCGGCACATTTTCATACTCAAATATCTGCTTGCCACAAAGGACAAGATGCCACAAAACCTCTATCCGCTCATTTAAAGGCAGGATTTTTGCGGCTTCAATCATGGGATCGAGTTCGGGATAGCTTTCATCCTCATCATATTCGGGATCTAAATAAGCATATCGAGTTGGAAACGCCGCAAAAAAATTAGAGATTTGCTGCTTGAGTTGCTGCACTTGTTCAGTTTTTCCCGGCTTCGGCGTGTAGCGAATATTCGCTAGCAGGGCGCGACTAAAATCTGGGCTATCGCTGGACAATGTCAAGACCAAATCTAGCAGCTCCTGATGCGACATTGCTGATAAAGTCTGTTTAAGAGCACCCGGTTTATACATATCAATCATGAGTCAACTCCGTTTGTTCACGTTTCCTGACAAATCAGACATTTAAGCGACGTTGCTGCCAAGAATGTCGATCTGATCTCTTGTGGCGACTGAAAGCGGCGAGTCTCACTCGCACATCAATGAACCTCGCCCACCACAAGCGTTTTGCCTGTCACGCGAGTTTCCATTTTAAAGCCCCTTTTCAGCGGGCTTTATTGACACAACCTCAATTTTTAATCGCCTGAGCGTTGTGCGGGTTTGTTGATCGTAAAGTAGCTGTCTGTTTATTGCAATCTATTATGCAAATAATGAATAGTATTAATGCATAATATCTACTTAGCCGGCATTGCCAATTATATTAAGTTGTAAATAGCGAATCATAAACTGCTGAGTAAAGAATCGCTTATCTTTTGGTAGATAACAGAAATTGTAATTAACCGAGGTCATCTAGAAAAAGCATAGAAAATCTTTGTCTTATCAATTTTTCCTGACAGTTTAAATAGTCTTAAATCTCCTAATTTCTAGATTATGACCGATTCAAAATCATTTTTATAGATAAAAAACTTATTTAATTTACTCTTTATTTCGGTTCAGAACTCACAGAATTTTCAACAGATGAGAGATGTTTTGGGGAGAAAATTGAGCGCCCTGCGATACTTTGAAAATAAAGGGTGCCGGCGGTAACAAGAAACAGAATATAACCAGCAGCTTGGGCGAGATAAAGCTTTGCTCGATAGCCGAATAAAGCTTTAAGAACAACACCGGGAAACTGGTTATCGGGCAATACATTCGTAAAATTCCAAAAAATCGGCCCTAGAATACAAGAAGGAGAACCCGCAAAGCAAAGGTTAGAAAATTGCGGTTGTAGCTGAGATAAAATACTGCCGGCAGCGTCAAATTTTTTCAGGGCGGAAATCACTAAGCCAGAAACAATAAGGAGGAGAAAAACGCCCATGATTTGGAAAAACCGGCGAATATTAATTTTGACGCCCCATTTAAACAACAGCACGCCAATACCGGCAGCCCCAGCCAAGCCGGCAAGCGAACCCAATGCCGGCATCAAGCCTTGCTGAAATTTAGCCACGATAAACAAAACGGTTTCAAAGCCTTCTCTTAAAACGGCGATGAAAATTAAGCCAAAAACCCCCCAGCCGGCTGCGGCAGTCTCTTGTTGCAAGGCAGCACTCACAGCCCCTTCAACTTCAGCTTTGAGAGATTTTGCCTGCTGAGTCATCCAAATCAGCATCCAACTAAGCATAGCAATCGCTACGACACTGAAACCGCCCTCCAACAAAGGTTCAACTACCGGCGCATAAGTCCAGTTGGAAGTGCGGAGGGTTTGCATTCCCCAACTGAACAAAATTCCTATCAACGCACTCGCAACAATTCCCGCAAGAATGCCGGCAAATACCCAAGAATTCAGCCGGCTGGCATTCGCTTTTTTCAAACAAGCCAGCACAATTCCCACCACTAAGGCAGCTTCAACACCTTCCCGCAGGGTGATGACAAAAGTAGGCAGGGCAGCACTAAAATCCATCGCTGTTTTGAGATTAAATGGCTATTGGCTAATCGCAAGAAATTCACTCACGATTAGCCGCGAATTGTGGCTGCATCTCAAATTTGTC contains these protein-coding regions:
- a CDS encoding FTR1 family iron permease; translation: MDFSAALPTFVITLREGVEAALVVGIVLACLKKANASRLNSWVFAGILAGIVASALIGILFSWGMQTLRTSNWTYAPVVEPLLEGGFSVVAIAMLSWMLIWMTQQAKSLKAEVEGAVSAALQQETAAAGWGVFGLIFIAVLREGFETVLFIVAKFQQGLMPALGSLAGLAGAAGIGVLLFKWGVKINIRRFFQIMGVFLLLIVSGLVISALKKFDAAGSILSQLQPQFSNLCFAGSPSCILGPIFWNFTNVLPDNQFPGVVLKALFGYRAKLYLAQAAGYILFLVTAGTLYFQSIAGRSIFSPKHLSSVENSVSSEPK